The following are encoded together in the Lathyrus oleraceus cultivar Zhongwan6 chromosome 3, CAAS_Psat_ZW6_1.0, whole genome shotgun sequence genome:
- the LOC127127789 gene encoding ethylene-responsive transcription factor-like protein At4g13040 isoform X2: MVSLRRRRLLGLCSGSSSFVSPLPLYCENLTGSVNSSWHAKPKSEQPMLSDNASIPDCNTVVQEEPDSSNISGSSSSKDQTIQHTLGPPVKRRKRHRRKTLHSQDASMRGVYFKNMKWQAAIKVDKKQIHLGTVGSQEEAAHLYDRAAFMCGREPNFNLPEEEKQELRKFKWDDFLAMTRQAITRKKHKRSLELQKEDWESKQGVSGFSAYEDAEQETSGS; encoded by the exons ATGGTAAGCTTAAGGAGGCGAAGACTTTTAGGACTATGCTCAG GAAGCAGTTCCTTTGTTTCCCCTCTTCCTCTATATTGCGAGAATCTAACTGGTTCTGTAAATTCGTCGTGGCATGCTAAACCAAAGAGTGAACAGCCTATGCTTTCGGATAACGCAAGCATCCCGGACTGT AATACCGTTGTGCAAGAAGAACCGGATTCATCGAATATTTCTGGTTCAAGCTCATCCAAAGATCAGACTATTCAACATACCCTTG GTCCTCCTGTCAAACGTAGGAAGCGACATAGGAGAAAGACTTTGCATAGTCAGGATGCATCCATGAGAGGCGTCTACTTCAAAAATATGAAGTGGCAGGCAGCGATAAAAGTCGACAAGAAACAGATCCACCTAGGGACTGTTGGATCACAAGAAGAAGCTGCTCACTTATATGACAG GGCTGCTTTCATGTGTGGGAGAGAGCCCAATTTCAACCTTCCTGAGGAAGAGAAGCAGGAGCTACGCAAGTTCAAATGGGATGATTTCTTAGCGATGACTCGACAAGCAATCACGCGAAAAA AGCACAAGAGAAGTCTTGAGCTGCAAAAAGAAGATTGGGAAAGTAAGCAAGGAGTAAGTGGCTTCTCTGCGTATGAAGATGCAGAGCAGGAAACATCAGGCTCTTGA
- the LOC127127789 gene encoding ethylene-responsive transcription factor-like protein At4g13040 isoform X1, producing MVSLRRRRLLGLCSGSSSFVSPLPLYCENLTGSVNSSWHAKPKSEQPMLSDNASIPDCNTVVQEEPDSSNISGSSSSKDQTIQHTLAGPPVKRRKRHRRKTLHSQDASMRGVYFKNMKWQAAIKVDKKQIHLGTVGSQEEAAHLYDRAAFMCGREPNFNLPEEEKQELRKFKWDDFLAMTRQAITRKKHKRSLELQKEDWESKQGVSGFSAYEDAEQETSGS from the exons ATGGTAAGCTTAAGGAGGCGAAGACTTTTAGGACTATGCTCAG GAAGCAGTTCCTTTGTTTCCCCTCTTCCTCTATATTGCGAGAATCTAACTGGTTCTGTAAATTCGTCGTGGCATGCTAAACCAAAGAGTGAACAGCCTATGCTTTCGGATAACGCAAGCATCCCGGACTGT AATACCGTTGTGCAAGAAGAACCGGATTCATCGAATATTTCTGGTTCAAGCTCATCCAAAGATCAGACTATTCAACATACCCTTG CAGGTCCTCCTGTCAAACGTAGGAAGCGACATAGGAGAAAGACTTTGCATAGTCAGGATGCATCCATGAGAGGCGTCTACTTCAAAAATATGAAGTGGCAGGCAGCGATAAAAGTCGACAAGAAACAGATCCACCTAGGGACTGTTGGATCACAAGAAGAAGCTGCTCACTTATATGACAG GGCTGCTTTCATGTGTGGGAGAGAGCCCAATTTCAACCTTCCTGAGGAAGAGAAGCAGGAGCTACGCAAGTTCAAATGGGATGATTTCTTAGCGATGACTCGACAAGCAATCACGCGAAAAA AGCACAAGAGAAGTCTTGAGCTGCAAAAAGAAGATTGGGAAAGTAAGCAAGGAGTAAGTGGCTTCTCTGCGTATGAAGATGCAGAGCAGGAAACATCAGGCTCTTGA